From a single Aquarana catesbeiana isolate 2022-GZ linkage group LG09, ASM4218655v1, whole genome shotgun sequence genomic region:
- the LOC141108894 gene encoding olfactory receptor 1L6-like: MELHVNKTFSGFVLLGFSDTPHLIFPVLFFFLVTYILCIAGNLFIFVLIVSQHRLHTPRYVLMGNLAFVDVCFTSTIIPRALHGLLSGDTHISVHDCFLQLFLFLVVGSMDCFLLAVMALDRYCAVCFPLQYHLMMNKRTCICLVTFSWIFACLQSTYSTWLASSQLFCGWAIQHFFCDYPVIIILSCSGLSVTMQTVDFIESCIVIFSPVLLILGSYVLIIRAVLTLKSSQGSRKTFSTCSSHLTMVILFYSTLMFTYLRPSSIYSPTYDRAISVVFTIINPTLNPFIYSLRNKEVKIAFKKILV; this comes from the coding sequence ATGGAGCTTCATGTAAATAAGACTTTTTCTGGTTTTGTACTGTTGGGATTTTCAGATACACCTCATCTTATTTTTCctgtcctcttcttcttcttgGTTACGTATATCCTCTGCATTGCTGGAAATCTATTCATCTTTGTGCTTATTGTATCACAACACCGGCTTCATACACCAAGGTACGTCTTGATGGGGAATCTTGCCTTTGTGGATGTATGTTTTACCTCTACAATCATCCCCAGGGCCTTGCATGGTCTCCTCTCTGGAGACACCCACATCTCTGTCCATGACTGCTTTCTCCAGCTTTTTCTCTTCCTAGTAGTGGGCAGCATGGATTGTTTTTTGTTGGCCGTTATGGCCTTGGATCGCTACTGTGCAGTTTGCTTTCCCCTACAGTACCATTTGATGATGAACAAGAGAACTTGTATTTGTCTGGTGACATTTTCTTGGATTTTTGCTTGCCTTCAATCTACGTACAGCACTTGGCTGGCTTCTTCTCAGCTGTTCTGTGGTTGGGCAATCCAACACTTCTTCTGTGACTATCCCGTCATCATCATTCTATCCTGCTCTGGCTTGTCAGTCACTATGCAGACAGTTGACTTCATTGAAAGTTGCATTGTCATCTTTTCCCCAGTGCTTTTAATCCTCGGGTCCTATGTACTCATCATCAGAGCAGTTTTGACTCTAAAGTCATCTCAAGGAAGTAGAAAGACCTTCTCTACTTGCTCATCTCACCTCACCATGGTCATCCTATTCTACAGCACATTAATGTTCACATATTTACGGCCAAGCTCCATCTACTCACCAACCTACGATCGGGCCATCAGTGTAGTCTTCACCATCATTAACCCAACACTCAACCCGTTTATTTACAGCCTGAGAAATAAGGAGGTCAAAATCGCTTTTAAAAAAATTCTAGTGTAA